A single region of the Microlunatus panaciterrae genome encodes:
- the egtC gene encoding ergothioneine biosynthesis protein EgtC: MCRHLAWVGEPVTLASLILEPAFSLLRQSYAPRHQQHGVVNADGFGVGWYPGTRPEPVRYRRAQPIWGDSSFASLAPTIASRCVLGAVRDATPGFASSDESSAAPFTHGRWLFSHTGALADWPRARKALLDRTLDIPEAAAPVDSALLFGVAVSAWSAGASLAEGLAESLQAALGAGGGRLSFLATDGERVAATCYGDPLFCHQSAGGVLLASEPIDDSPGWRELPAESQVQADPAGIEVLALNT, from the coding sequence CGTCACTGATCCTCGAGCCGGCCTTCTCCCTGCTGCGGCAGTCCTACGCACCCCGGCACCAGCAGCACGGTGTGGTCAACGCGGACGGTTTCGGCGTCGGCTGGTATCCGGGGACGCGACCGGAGCCAGTGCGGTACCGACGGGCGCAGCCGATCTGGGGCGACTCGTCCTTCGCCTCGCTGGCACCCACCATCGCCTCGCGCTGCGTGCTGGGCGCGGTCCGTGACGCCACCCCCGGTTTCGCCTCCTCCGACGAGTCGTCGGCCGCGCCCTTCACCCACGGTCGCTGGCTGTTCAGCCACACCGGGGCTCTGGCCGACTGGCCCCGTGCACGCAAGGCGTTGCTCGATCGGACGCTGGACATCCCAGAGGCGGCGGCCCCGGTGGACTCCGCCCTGCTGTTCGGCGTCGCCGTCTCCGCCTGGTCGGCCGGGGCATCGCTGGCGGAGGGACTTGCCGAGTCTCTGCAGGCGGCGCTGGGGGCTGGCGGTGGCCGGCTCTCCTTCCTGGCCACCGACGGCGAGCGGGTGGCGGCCACCTGCTATGGGGACCCGCTGTTCTGCCACCAGAGTGCCGGTGGTGTGCTGCTGGCGTCGGAGCCGATCGATGATTCCCCGGGGTGGCGGGAGCTCCCGGCCGAGTCGCAAGTGCAGGCCGACCCGGCCGGCATCGAAGTCCTTGCCCTGAACACCTGA
- the egtD gene encoding L-histidine N(alpha)-methyltransferase: MADSTATLRIDVFLAPADLQAAIRVDVRRGLTSRPKGLPPKYFYDARGSELFEDITRLPEYYPTRTERAILEAYGDEIARLSGADTLVELGSGSSEKTRLLLDALARAGHLHRYVPVDVSDSALQGAMTSLAGDYPDLELHGVVADFEEHLDRLPTGGRRMVAFLGSTIGNLEPRARHAFLAMIRRGLGPEDTLLLGTDLVKDTARLVAAYDDSAGVTAEFNRNVLRVINRELAADFDPAAFDHVARWNAEEEQMEMWLRARVPMVVDVAALDLEVRFETGEELRTEISAKFRKEPLSEELEAAGFVTQGWWTDPDGDFALTLARPRTTQR, from the coding sequence GTGGCCGACAGCACTGCCACCCTGCGCATCGACGTCTTCCTCGCGCCAGCCGACCTGCAGGCGGCGATCAGAGTCGACGTCCGCCGAGGTCTCACCAGCCGGCCGAAAGGGCTGCCGCCGAAGTACTTCTACGACGCCCGGGGGAGCGAGCTGTTCGAAGACATCACCCGGTTGCCCGAGTACTACCCGACACGGACCGAACGCGCCATTCTCGAGGCCTACGGTGACGAGATCGCCCGGCTGTCCGGTGCGGACACCCTGGTCGAGCTGGGTTCGGGGTCCTCGGAGAAGACCAGGCTGCTGCTCGACGCCCTGGCCCGGGCCGGGCATCTGCACAGGTATGTCCCGGTCGACGTCAGCGACAGCGCGCTGCAGGGCGCGATGACCTCGCTGGCCGGGGACTATCCGGATCTCGAGCTGCACGGCGTGGTCGCCGACTTCGAGGAGCACCTCGACAGGCTCCCGACCGGAGGCCGCCGCATGGTCGCGTTCCTCGGCAGCACCATCGGCAATCTCGAGCCGCGGGCCCGGCATGCGTTCCTGGCGATGATCCGGCGCGGTCTCGGTCCGGAGGACACGCTGCTGCTGGGCACCGACCTGGTGAAGGACACCGCCCGGTTGGTGGCGGCCTACGACGACTCCGCGGGGGTGACCGCAGAGTTCAACCGCAATGTGCTGCGGGTGATCAACAGGGAGCTCGCGGCCGACTTCGACCCTGCCGCGTTCGACCACGTCGCCCGGTGGAACGCCGAGGAGGAGCAGATGGAGATGTGGCTGCGGGCCCGGGTGCCGATGGTGGTGGACGTTGCGGCGCTGGACCTGGAGGTGCGATTCGAGACCGGCGAGGAGCTGCGGACCGAGATCTCCGCCAAGTTCCGGAAGGAACCCCTCAGCGAGGAGCTGGAGGCCGCCGGTTTCGTCACGCAGGGATGGTGGACCGACCCCGACGGTGACTTCGCCCTCACCCTGGCCCGGCCACGGACGACCCAGAGGTAG